From Babylonia areolata isolate BAREFJ2019XMU chromosome 14, ASM4173473v1, whole genome shotgun sequence:
CTCCTCGCTCTCCCAGACCACCCGAGCCATGCGGAGCACCCGGAAGCTGTTGTGGCTGACAGTGCTGGGGGCAGGAAGCCTGGTGGTGACCTACCTCATGCTGTACCGCACCTCCTCGCCGTCCTCCTCCCTCAGCCTCTCCAGAAAACCCACCAACAGGAACCCTGCACACCTCTTCATCCCAGAggcggctggtggtggtggtggtggtggtggtggtgaaggtccgagctcagagacagaggaggggaagaccGGCGCCATGCATCTCTGGCACCCGTCTGGGAAAACCATTGTCTGGAAGGAACCGGAGTcatctcctcctcattctcctcatcctcctgcaGTGACGACGATGACCCTCACCCGTCGGGGTCCAGAACCAGAGGGCGGCCAGAAGGAGACTGGTGGTGAAGCAGAGAAGAATTACAggctgtcatcgtcatcgtcatcgtcgtcgtcgtcatcatcgtcttcagcGCAGACTCAGACCAGTGACGGTTGGCCTGTTTTGTGAGTATTTGGTGGAGAGTGTGGTTGTGTTGGcttgagagaaggggagagagaagggaggaagggggcgaggggggagatggagagagacggtgcgggggaggggagggcaggggaagggggggggggagggcgacgaatcagaaaaaaaatggagaaaggaagggagagacagagacagagagagacagagagtaagagggatgggagacacagatagagcgagggggggagagggagagagagggtggtggacgagtcagaaaaaaggaggaagggaaggaagagtgaaagagagaggggggggggagagaggggggggagacaaagagagagggggggagacagagagagagagagggggagacagagagagagggggatgggagacaaagagagcgagagggagacagagagagagggggagacagagagagaggggggtgggagacaaagagagcgagagggagacagagagagagagggggagacagagagagagggggtgggagacaaagagagcgagagggagacagagagaaagagggggagacacagagagaggggggagacagagagagagggtgagaggggggggatgggagacaaagagagagagagggtgagaggggggatgggagacaaaagacagagagagagagagggggggggacaaagagagagagggggggacaaagagagagagggggtgagaggggggatgggagacaaagacagagagagagaggggggagacaaagagagagagggggggacaaagagagagagggggggacaaagagagagagggagggagagaacacaacactgaaatgctgaatgtctacagctgtaaagctccagtgacatcagaacaaatgctgaatgtctacagctgtaaagctccagtgacatcagaacaaatgctgaatgtctacagctgtaaagctccagtgacatcagaACAAATGCTGAATGTCTACAGCTGTAAAGCTCCTGTGACATCAGAACAAATGCTGAAGGTCaacagctgtaaagctccagtgacatcagaacaaatgctgaatgtctacagctgtaaagctccagtgacatcagaACAAATGCTGAAGGTCaacagctgtaaagctccagtgacatcagaacaaatgctgaatgtctacagctgtaaagctccagtgacatcagaACAAATGCTGAAGGTCaacagctgtaaagctccagtgacatcagaACAAATGCCGAAGGTCaacagctgtaaagctccagtgacatcagaacaaatgctgaatgtctaaagctgtaaagctccagtgacatcagaacaaatgctgaatgtctacagctgtaaagctccagtgacatcagaacaaatgctgaatgtctacagctgtaaagctccagtgacatcagaacaaatgctgaatgtcaacagctgtaaagctccagtgacatcagaacaaatgctgaatgtctacagctgtaaagctccagtgacatcagaacaaatgctgaatgtctacagctgtaaagctccagtgacatcagaacaaatgctgaatgtctacagctgtaaagctccagtgacatcagaacaaatgctgaatgtctacagctgtaaagctccagtgacatcagaacaaatgctgaatgtctacagctgtaaagctcaagtgacatcagaacaaatgctgaatgtctacagctgtaaagctccagtgacatcagaacaaatgctgaatgtctacagctgtaaagctccagtgacatcagaacaaatgctgaatgtctacagctgtaaagctccagtgacatcagaACAAATGCTGAATGTCTACAGCTGTAAGGCTCCAGTGACATCAGAACAAATGCTGAATGTCtacagctgtaaagctccagtgacatcagaacaaatgctgaatgtctacagctgtaaagctccagtgacatcagaacaaatgctgaatgtctacagctgtaaagctccagtgacatcagaacaaatgctgaatgtctacagctgtaaagctccagtgacatcagaacaaatgctgaatgtctacagctgtaaagctccagtgacatcagaacaaatgctgaatgtctacagctgtaaagctccagtgacatcagaacaaatgctgaatgtctacagctgtaaagctccagtgacatcagaACAAATGCTGAAGGTCaacagctgtaaagctccagtgacatcagaacaaatgctgaatgtctacagctgtaaagctccagtgacatcagaACAAATGCTGAAGGTCaacagctgtaaagctccagtgacatcagaacaaatgctgaatgtctacagctgtaaagctccagtgacatcagaACAAATGCTGAAGGTCaacagctgtaaagctccagtgacatcagaacaaatgctgaatgtctacagctgtaaagctccagtgacatcagaacaaatgctgaatgtctacagctgtaaagctccagtgacatcagaacaaatgctgaatgtctacagctgtaaagctccagtgacatcagaACAAATGCTGAAGGTCaacagctgtaaagctccagtgacatcagaacaaatgctgaatgtctacagctgtaaagctccagtgacatcagaACAAATGCTGAAGGTCaacagctgtaaagctccagtgacatcagaACAAATGCTGAAGGTCaacagctgtaaagctccagtgacatcagaACAAATGCTGAAGGTCAACAGCTGTAAAGCTCCACTGACATCAGAACAAATGCCGAAGGTCaacagctgtaaagctccagtgacatcagaacaaatgctgaatgtctacagctgtaaagctccagtgacatcagaACAAATGCTGAAGGTCAACAGCTGTAAAGCTCCTGTGACATCAGAACAAATGCTGAATGTCaacagctgtaaagctccagtgacatcagaacaaatgctgaatgtctacagctgtaaagctccagtgacatcagaACAAATGCCGAAGGTCaacagctgtaaagctccagtgacatcagaACAAATGCCGAAGGTCaacagctgtaaagctccagtgacatcagaacaaatgctgaatgtctacagctgtaaagctccagtgacatcagaacaaatgctgaatgtctacagctgtaaagctccagtgacatcagaACAAATGCTGAAGGTCaacagctgtaaagctccagtgacatcagaacaaatgctgaatgtctacagctgtaaagctccagtgacatcagaacaaatgctgaatgtctacagctgtaaagctccagtgacatcagaacaaacaaaaaacaaaaaacaaaaatggtgcaaaacagatcaaatgaaacaaaaaggaaacagaattgaagcaaaataaactaataagagatcagcgacactttggcactttgtcattagtttaAAAAGTCCACGTGACATGGGAGAATAGtgaggcttcttttttttcagtcgttcgtctccaaggtttggacagtacacagaaaacaaagtacatataaatcatatgataatcatttaagcatgtaacatcgacacacatcataccaCTACGAACACATAACACAGTACATCTAAAtaacataataattatttaagcctgTTTTACATCGAgccacatcatatcaatacgaacacatcgtATGATTACGTTGTCGAAAATTGACTATGCAAATGTAACCCTACCTTTTGAtctatgagggagagagagagggtggggagggaagagagagaaggtggaggggagagggggcggagaaagacaggaaggaaaaggagagagagggagaggggggagagacggaggcagagaggaaaagagaagaaagagagggaaggatagagagagaggggaagagagagggataggtagAAGGGAAGAGGGATCATAAaaagaggcgggggtggggggagacagaggaagggcacagtgtgagagagagagagggggagagagacagaggaagggcacagtgagagagagagagagaggggagagacagagaaagggcacagtgagagagagagagggggggagagacagaggatgggcacagtgtgtgagagagaggggggagagacagaggaagggcacagtgagagagagagaggggtgagggagaggaagggcacagtgagagagagagagagtgggggggggagagacagaggaagggcacagtgagagagagagagaggggagagacagaggaagggcacagtgtgagagagagagagaggggagagacagaggaagggcacagtgtgagagagagagaggggggagagacagaggaagggcacagtgagagagagagagagaggggagagacagaggaagggcacagtgtgagagagagagaggggggagagacagaggaagggcacagtgagagagagagagagagaggggagagacagaggaagggcacagtgagagagagagagagagagagagaggggagagacagaggaagggcacagtgtgagagagagagagaggggagagacagaggaagggcacagagagagagagagagaggggagagacagaggaagggcacagtgagagagagagagaggggagagacagaggaagggcacagtgagagagagagagggggggagagacagaggaagggcacagtgagagagagagagggggagagagaggaagggcacagtgagagagagagaggggagagagacagagcaagttcacagtgagagagatagagagggagacagaggaagagctcagtgagagagagagagagagagagagagagagagagagagagagagagaagggggggagtgagCGAGAAAGAAGTGAGAAGAAGACAGAGTGAAAACAAAtgggtttttttcgtttcttttaaaCACCTTGCcatcgtgtcacacacacacacacacacacacacacacacacacacacacacacactccagacgagcgtgcttctctcccccccccctctctctctacccatctctcttttttgtcagtctgtctcccccctccttcccctccccctatctctatTGATGTcatcgaatcacacacacacacacacacacacacacacacacacacacacacacacatatatatatatatatatatatatatatatatactacggtgatggtggtggtggtggtggtgataatatatatatatatatatatatatatatatatatatatatatatatatatatatatatatatcaatcataaCACGATAgcaaggtgtaaaaaaaaaagaaaaaaaaagggctcgCTTATCTAttaccataatatatatatatatatatattatgtgtgtgtgtgtgtgtgtgtgtgtgtgtgtgtgtgtgtgtgtgtgtgtaataaatgaaTACTTTTCTTTCAGCTCCAAGGACTATTACCCAGGCCCCATCCCGAGAAGCCCTTTCTTCCCGAACTTCACCATTCGCTGGGACTTCGACACCGAGGCTTTCTTGCGACGCCCTGACGTCAGCAGCCAGCCCCCGAAGCTGATGACGTGGATGGTCAAGACGCGCTACATGTTGCCACTTCCGGAGCCCGTGCGCCTGCGCGTGTGCCCGGAAATGCCGTGCCGCATGACGACCAATCACCAGGTCCACCGGGCGGAGAGCGCCGCCTTGCTGTGGGCCGGTCAGATCATGACGAACCCCGTGCCGCCCGTGCGATCACACCCTGACCAGGTTGGTCAGCccgccatggtggtggtggtggtggtggtggtggcggtggtggtggagataatgagaagaaaatgatgatggtttataatgacgatgatgttgacaacaatcatcatgattatcatcgtcgtcgGTGTCATGGAAATCTATATCGATCTATGAAGActcggctcacacacacacacacacacacacacacacacacacacacacacacacacacacacacaagcgataccttttgtttgattttaacagacacACCTCAGACTTACAGTGACCAGATTTAGAGTTGGAATCTCTGTAGTaaacacacagatatcgttacaaagcaacgcgtcattctgaacaattgagcccattgtgcaaggaatcaagagaggatgaagttcactttgttttaactctctccatacgaacggcgaaagagacgacgttaacagcatttcaccccaattaccaccatcaaaatattgcaagcggaaggctcttatactgaagaggtgaatgttgacaaagaataccacaattctgacgacggaagctaaaggttgggtcattcagacacccactggacatccgaggggtctgtgtagaggagaagagaggactggccgtactgagtgtgttaaaatGCCCCGtgttgactgagagagagagaggcagagagtgttaAACGAACAGCCGCTTAATTTCCCTTCTATCCCTTCTCGCTTTCtcatgtttgtttctgtttgaagCCCTGTGATCGATATGCAATAAATCACATATATCTGTTTTAAAAtatacaggaaagaaaagaaaagtaaaaaaaaaaccgaaaaaaaggcCGCGGTCCATCGTGATAAGAGAAACGCCGGGGGGTAGCTGCTGTTGGCGCGATTCATTTTGTTGTTTCCACCCAATCGGGGGTGGGGAATCTATATGTTGCTTATAGAGAGAGGGAATTcattgacagtgagagagacagctgCTACACTCGCGTTCTCTCAGTCGGTGTgcggttgttgatgttttttgttgttgttgttgatggtttttgttgatgttttttgtttgttttttgtgggtttgtttctttctttgtgtttttcttttcatggtgggtgtgtttttgtgttgttgttgctgttgtgtgtgtgtgtgtgtgtgtgtgtgtgtgtgtgtgcctgtctccccctctctctctctctctctctctctctctgcgcgtgtcTGTACTTGTTCGTGCGCACGcccgcccgcgtgtgtgtgtgtgtctgtggtacgatgatgatgatgatgatgatgatgatgataacgatgacgccGATGGCGGCAATGATAACGATCATaaagaggatgacgacgatgatgatgacgacgacgacgacaatgacgatgacaatgataactataaagatgatgacgatgataatgatgacgatggtgacgacgacaacgacgatgatgatgatgatgacgatggtgacgacaacgacgacaatgacgacgacaatgataactataaagacgacgacgacgacgatgatgatgatgacgacaacgacgacaatgatgatggtgacgacaacgacgacaatgataactataaagatgatgatgacgacgatgatgatggtgacgacaacgacgacgatgatgacgatgacgatgatggtggtggtggcgctgcaGGTGTATGTCTTCCACAACCACGAGCCCCAGACCCCCAACTGGATCCACAGTCCCAGCTTCCGCAAGCCGGCCTGGAGGTCCGTCTTCAACTGGACCATGCACTACAGGTGGGTGTCTGCAGTGGCTTCCCCTTTCACCTTCACGTCTGTCCGCGTCGTGTCTGCATCCGGTCCAAAGCCCGCGTCctgcaccagccgccgtggccaagtggttagcgtcgcggactgacggctgggaggacgcgggttccaatcccagcggaggtgggtttttcggcccgcggccggctcctacccagagttgagtgtgctgtgggcttaaatggggagactgggaccacacagtcgagtgtcatccacttcacggatgcgtctttgggtgtgttgctcgaattacctgaccaacactgcaagtgtctgtatctctcgggcctggttgacgccgggatatcattatgacaggaagcgtagagcgcagccttgtcacgaagtcccaagCCAAAATGGAGCTCCATAGcaagatcgtcatcatcatcgtcatcctcaacctccttctccatcattaccaatataaaaacaaaaatgtcccaGAGTCtgcggcctttcatgccctgctctcatggtgacctcagttttgatacctctccacttccgtgcttggggtgagtcctgtcaatgtcttcggtgtcggcagattcatggggtgctGTTGTTGGAGGTACGTGGTGGCAGCAAAATTCTGTGTTTATACCTTTGGCTGACAGAATGTGCAACAaataatatattttaaaaataagaTCTGACCCGGGTTTTTATATTGATTGATTGTAATATATGTAACACTGATTTTGAGTCAACCTAGAAAGCTAGTTTGAATATAGCTATTGGGAGATTTATCACACATTCCAACGTAAGCATTGCAGCTACTAATTCAGCTGTACATATAGATAGCTTACTTCCAAGATAAAATTATCCTTCAATTTTaagtgaaggaattacaaaacctgcacccatgtttttgtttgcAGGCACTGAGCCATCTGTAAACACAtgaatggaacagaatagaatatgtctttattaccaagtgtaccggggtcaaaaggaaattggtggggggcggggtgggggggatagtacataaaaggt
This genomic window contains:
- the LOC143289698 gene encoding 3-galactosyl-N-acetylglucosaminide 4-alpha-L-fucosyltransferase FUT3-like, with the translated sequence MRSTRKLLWLTVLGAGSLVVTYLMLYRTSSPSSSLSLSRKPTNRNPAHLFIPEAAGGGGGGGGGEGPSSETEEGKTGAMHLWHPSGKTIVWKEPESSPPHSPHPPAVTTMTLTRRGPEPEGGQKETGGEAEKNYRLSSSSSSSSSSSSSSAQTQTSDGWPVFSKDYYPGPIPRSPFFPNFTIRWDFDTEAFLRRPDVSSQPPKLMTWMVKTRYMLPLPEPVRLRVCPEMPCRMTTNHQVHRAESAALLWAGQIMTNPVPPVRSHPDQVYVFHNHEPQTPNWIHSPSFRKPAWRSVFNWTMHYRFDSDIIDLYGYLAKRQSPVVKNYTEIVARKSKMAFWLVSHCRTYGQREDYIKLLQRYMTVDKFGGCSERKCPRNQDDSCYKMINRDYKFFFAFENAFCRDYISEKFFRYLETDTVVVARGSNEYKNHAPPGTFVNTADFSSTKELAEYLLYLDRTPEAYIQILKAKDQYQPLYEDWPIRTNKGDIRYMHYHYEAVSYCEMCRRLWDLDRYRKTVPDISEWFDKGNCYPPEDLV